One Pullulanibacillus sp. KACC 23026 DNA segment encodes these proteins:
- the spoVID gene encoding stage VI sporulation protein D, producing MSHASSQSLQFSIDETIWLRNGYEAEEILSLALDPDITIEETSQYVAIRGSLRLTGEYKPAVQDEVIERTEDVSYRVIDEIMETEDGTAYMEHHFPVDITIPANRVRAIEDVYVTVDSLDYVQPNKGCLQLQADISISGLVNPDLQAIDSRQEESYQEKQENAYDPLDTVNYEAYREPDEEEPAKAPQIDFKEREEEAIEELSYQTDFEEAADAQDGVLFQTEDEEEEIIIPVRSENIPMESEPETETGFKQFETPTMQVNTGLKKGTEAAGEENKQPAVQVSESAPAVPSTPAPEPEQTAPIEENVPSVAEEVDHQESVEEKPKIKRRDENALYLTKMLTSENEQFTKVKICIVQEGDNLETIANRYKVPVTNILRRNQLSTESLDEGQVLYIPVKG from the coding sequence ATGTCCCATGCCTCAAGCCAAAGTCTTCAATTTTCAATCGATGAAACCATTTGGTTAAGAAATGGATATGAAGCAGAGGAGATTTTATCCTTAGCTCTCGACCCCGATATCACAATAGAAGAAACATCTCAATATGTTGCTATAAGAGGCTCATTAAGATTGACCGGTGAATATAAGCCTGCGGTTCAGGATGAAGTGATTGAACGAACCGAAGACGTCTCCTACCGTGTGATTGACGAAATTATGGAAACAGAAGATGGGACGGCATATATGGAACACCATTTTCCAGTGGATATCACTATTCCGGCTAATCGTGTGAGGGCTATTGAAGATGTTTATGTCACTGTTGATTCATTGGACTATGTTCAACCGAATAAGGGGTGTCTGCAATTACAGGCAGATATTTCGATTTCTGGGTTAGTTAATCCCGACCTGCAGGCTATTGATTCACGTCAAGAGGAGAGCTATCAAGAAAAACAAGAGAATGCCTATGATCCACTAGACACGGTCAACTATGAAGCGTATCGAGAGCCTGATGAAGAGGAGCCAGCAAAAGCCCCGCAAATTGATTTTAAGGAACGTGAAGAGGAAGCAATAGAAGAACTCTCTTATCAAACGGATTTTGAAGAAGCAGCAGATGCTCAGGATGGCGTGTTATTCCAGACAGAGGATGAGGAGGAAGAAATCATCATCCCTGTGCGAAGTGAGAACATTCCAATGGAGAGTGAACCTGAAACCGAAACAGGGTTCAAACAATTTGAAACCCCTACTATGCAAGTAAATACAGGTTTGAAAAAGGGAACTGAGGCCGCTGGTGAAGAAAACAAGCAGCCGGCCGTTCAAGTTTCAGAATCGGCGCCTGCTGTGCCTTCAACACCAGCACCTGAACCTGAACAAACAGCTCCTATTGAAGAAAACGTCCCGTCAGTTGCGGAGGAAGTGGATCACCAAGAGTCCGTTGAAGAAAAACCAAAAATTAAACGACGTGATGAAAATGCCCTGTATCTCACTAAGATGCTGACGAGCGAAAATGAACAGTTTACAAAGGTGAAAATTTGCATTGTTCAAGAAGGGGATAACCTTGAAACAATCGCTAACCGATATAAAGTTCCGGTAACGAATATTTTAAGAAGGAATCAATTAAGCACAGAGAGCTTGGATGAAGGGCAAGTGTTATATATCCCGGTAAAGGGGTGA
- a CDS encoding phosphotransferase translates to MSQTNAWRDLDLGGHVSSFYKEPHEEIPSSVFSAYELNPQMVRVISHGRVWYIEDQGNQYALKRIALTHNQLRRFLSFYQASRQSPIQTPALILNSNGQPYSMDGRDIYFLTEWLSITDRDQSDQWEMLWDTLGDWHRLTAQSFELEAAWREAFIERCLEVWSEQVLSLDLFMNDCEHRLYPSPFEQRFMAIFSEIRSGAEEAHTRMKNWQDQLSEKKQIRVVSCHGKPSTAHLIVSGRRRNWISTDQSGIDLPVRDLLWLLRWGQTTVHPEALKRGFDIYETIFPLDEHEKTLLSAHLCQPASLVRLLHQYKQSRKSQLDERGMTINLEKAYHHWGRTWQATRPLLDNKPQSPSESDEKTGKD, encoded by the coding sequence TTGTCTCAGACCAATGCTTGGCGTGACCTCGATCTCGGTGGTCACGTTTCTTCTTTTTATAAGGAACCTCATGAAGAGATCCCTTCCTCGGTCTTTTCGGCGTATGAGTTAAATCCGCAGATGGTGAGGGTGATAAGTCATGGAAGAGTATGGTATATAGAGGATCAAGGCAACCAATACGCTTTAAAAAGAATCGCTTTAACCCATAATCAACTTCGACGTTTTCTATCCTTTTATCAAGCTTCAAGGCAGAGTCCGATTCAAACCCCTGCATTAATCCTGAATTCGAATGGTCAGCCTTATTCTATGGATGGCCGAGACATCTATTTCCTGACTGAGTGGTTATCCATCACGGACCGTGATCAATCGGATCAATGGGAAATGCTATGGGATACACTTGGGGATTGGCATCGATTAACCGCACAGAGCTTTGAATTAGAGGCGGCGTGGCGGGAGGCTTTTATAGAAAGATGTCTTGAAGTGTGGTCAGAGCAAGTGTTAAGCCTCGATTTATTTATGAATGATTGTGAACATCGCCTTTATCCATCTCCTTTTGAACAGCGCTTTATGGCGATCTTTTCTGAAATCCGTTCAGGTGCAGAAGAAGCCCACACACGCATGAAAAACTGGCAAGACCAATTATCTGAGAAAAAACAGATAAGGGTTGTCTCCTGTCATGGCAAACCATCCACCGCCCATCTTATTGTTTCGGGAAGACGCCGGAACTGGATCAGTACGGATCAATCAGGGATCGATCTGCCAGTCCGTGATCTACTGTGGTTGTTAAGATGGGGACAGACAACGGTTCACCCCGAAGCACTAAAAAGGGGATTTGATATTTATGAAACGATCTTTCCATTAGATGAGCATGAAAAGACCTTGCTCTCAGCTCATCTCTGTCAGCCGGCTTCACTAGTTCGCCTGCTTCATCAGTATAAGCAAAGTCGAAAGAGTCAGCTTGATGAGCGAGGCATGACCATTAATCTTGAAAAAGCTTATCATCACTGGGGGCGAACTTGGCAGGCTACTCGGCCACTGTTGGATAACAAGCCACAATCACCGAGTGAATCAGATGAAAAAACGGGGAAGGACTGA
- a CDS encoding valine--tRNA ligase, with translation MSEKPELKAKYDPNQTESKWYQIWKDKGYFKAGEDPSKTPYTIVIPPPNVTGKLHLGHAWDTTMQDLLIRFKRMQGYDALYLPGMDHAGIATQAKVDAKLREQGTNRYELGREKFLEVSWEWKEEYAEFIRNQWAKMGLSLDYSRERFTLDEGLSKAVREVFVRLYEKGLIYRGEYIINWDPATKTALSDIEVIYKEVQGHLYHLRYPLADGSGFIEVATTRPETMLGDTAIAVHPDDERYKEVVGKTAILPIVGREIPIVADDYVDREFGSGAVKITPAHDPNDFELGNRHNLERILVLDESGTMNENAGSYQGLDRFECRKKIVKDLEEAGVLVKIEDIMHSVGHSERSDAVVEPYLSTQWFVKMAPLAERSVNIQKQHGEEAVHFVPERFENTYFNWMENIRDWCISRQLWWGHRIPAWYHKETGEVYVGMEEPANPEEWNQDEDVLDTWFSSALWPFSTLGWPDEESADLNRYFPTDVLVTGYDIIFFWVARMIFQSIEFTDRKPFKDVLLHGLIRDAEGRKMSKSLGNGIDPMDVIDKYGADALRYTIATGTTPGQDQRFQWEKVEASWNFANKIWNASRFLIMNLGDMTYDEISLEGEKSVADRWILSRLNTTIEAVTQQIEKYDFGEAGRKLYSFIWDDFCDWYIEMAKIALYGENVAAKQTTKSVLVHVLDQTLRLLHPFMPFVTEEIWQYLPHQGETILKAEWPTSHSELADEEADKTMQLLQNIIKAVRNTRAEKNVAPSKKIDIQIKPASAVELALLEENRMYLERFCNPETLTLAEGLPAPEQSISIVVTGAELYLPLAGLINFEEEIARLKQELKKWESEVERVQKKLSNQGFMAKAPEAVVQAEREKETDYLAKRDKVQERLNELQN, from the coding sequence ATGTCTGAGAAACCTGAATTGAAGGCCAAGTACGACCCGAATCAGACAGAGAGTAAATGGTATCAGATATGGAAGGATAAAGGATATTTTAAAGCAGGCGAAGATCCTTCCAAGACCCCTTATACGATTGTGATCCCACCGCCGAACGTAACGGGTAAGCTTCATCTGGGGCATGCCTGGGATACAACGATGCAGGATTTACTCATTCGTTTTAAGCGGATGCAAGGGTATGATGCGCTTTACTTGCCTGGGATGGACCATGCCGGTATCGCAACACAGGCTAAGGTCGATGCGAAGCTCCGTGAGCAGGGAACAAACCGTTATGAGCTCGGTCGCGAGAAATTTTTGGAAGTTTCTTGGGAATGGAAGGAAGAATACGCTGAATTTATTCGCAACCAATGGGCAAAGATGGGTCTTTCCCTCGATTACAGCCGCGAGCGCTTTACATTAGATGAAGGGTTATCTAAAGCGGTTCGTGAAGTGTTCGTCCGGCTTTATGAAAAAGGATTAATCTATCGCGGTGAATATATTATCAACTGGGACCCTGCTACTAAAACGGCGCTTTCCGATATTGAAGTTATTTATAAAGAGGTTCAAGGTCATCTCTATCATCTGCGTTATCCATTAGCCGACGGATCGGGCTTTATTGAGGTAGCAACCACACGGCCGGAGACGATGCTTGGTGATACAGCCATCGCCGTTCATCCAGATGACGAGCGCTACAAAGAGGTAGTCGGCAAAACGGCTATTTTACCTATCGTCGGCCGTGAAATACCAATTGTAGCTGATGATTACGTCGATAGAGAGTTTGGGTCTGGCGCAGTCAAAATTACGCCTGCTCATGATCCGAATGATTTTGAACTTGGTAATCGCCATAACCTTGAACGAATTTTGGTTTTGGATGAATCTGGGACGATGAATGAAAATGCCGGCAGTTATCAAGGCCTTGACCGATTCGAATGCCGTAAGAAGATTGTTAAGGATCTAGAAGAAGCAGGTGTTTTAGTTAAAATTGAAGACATCATGCACTCGGTTGGTCACTCGGAACGCAGCGATGCGGTCGTTGAGCCTTATTTGTCTACTCAGTGGTTTGTTAAAATGGCACCTCTAGCTGAACGATCAGTGAACATTCAGAAGCAGCATGGAGAAGAAGCGGTTCATTTCGTTCCAGAACGCTTTGAAAATACGTATTTCAATTGGATGGAGAACATTCGCGATTGGTGTATCTCTCGTCAGCTCTGGTGGGGACATCGTATTCCAGCTTGGTACCATAAAGAAACAGGCGAGGTTTATGTCGGAATGGAAGAACCGGCGAATCCTGAAGAGTGGAATCAAGATGAGGATGTTCTGGATACTTGGTTCAGCTCAGCTCTTTGGCCATTCTCGACGCTCGGATGGCCAGATGAAGAGTCGGCGGATCTTAACCGGTATTTCCCAACGGACGTCCTGGTTACAGGCTACGATATCATCTTCTTCTGGGTTGCTCGTATGATCTTCCAATCCATTGAATTTACTGACCGCAAACCTTTTAAAGATGTCTTGCTCCACGGGCTTATTCGTGACGCAGAGGGTCGTAAAATGAGTAAATCGCTAGGCAATGGGATTGACCCAATGGATGTGATTGATAAATACGGTGCAGATGCCTTAAGATATACGATTGCTACAGGTACAACACCGGGGCAGGATCAACGCTTCCAATGGGAAAAAGTAGAAGCAAGCTGGAATTTTGCCAATAAGATTTGGAATGCCTCTCGTTTTCTCATCATGAATCTAGGTGACATGACTTATGATGAAATTTCTTTAGAGGGTGAAAAATCGGTGGCAGATCGTTGGATTTTGTCTCGGTTGAATACGACGATCGAAGCGGTCACTCAACAGATTGAGAAATATGATTTTGGAGAAGCTGGTCGAAAGCTTTATTCCTTTATTTGGGATGATTTCTGCGATTGGTACATTGAAATGGCAAAAATCGCTCTTTATGGGGAGAATGTAGCAGCCAAACAGACAACCAAATCCGTATTGGTCCATGTTTTGGATCAGACACTCAGATTGCTTCATCCATTTATGCCGTTTGTTACAGAAGAAATTTGGCAGTATCTTCCACATCAAGGAGAAACGATCCTAAAAGCTGAATGGCCGACAAGCCACTCTGAACTGGCAGATGAAGAAGCTGATAAAACGATGCAGCTGCTTCAGAATATAATCAAAGCCGTTCGAAATACGCGTGCTGAAAAGAATGTAGCACCTAGTAAAAAAATTGATATCCAAATTAAACCGGCAAGCGCTGTTGAGCTAGCGCTTCTTGAAGAAAACCGAATGTATTTGGAGCGTTTCTGTAACCCAGAAACGTTGACTCTTGCAGAAGGGTTACCCGCCCCTGAACAATCGATTAGCATTGTTGTAACGGGTGCAGAGCTTTATTTGCCGCTTGCGGGTTTGATCAATTTTGAAGAAGAAATCGCGCGCTTAAAGCAAGAACTTAAGAAATGGGAATCTGAAGTAGAGCGGGTGCAAAAGAAGCTTTCCAATCAAGGCTTCATGGCTAAAGCTCCAGAAGCAGTTGTTCAAGCTGAGCGTGAAAAAGAAACAGATTACTTGGCAAAACGTGATAAAGTACAAGAACGCCTGAATGAACTACAAAATTAA
- a CDS encoding folylpolyglutamate synthase/dihydrofolate synthase family protein: MFKTIDETLDWIHTHLPHGIKPGLSRMEWVMDKLGHPERTIRAIHVGGTNGKGSTVSFLRSVLMETFEEVGTFTSPYIVSFNERIAVNNQPISDEDLVKAANMIYPFAEELGKSDLGYPTEFEVITMISLVYFSRIHPCDVVIYEVGLGGRLDSTNIIYPLVSVITNVGIDHVAQLGGTITEIASEKAGIIKSGTPIVTTAEHPDALKVIQEKATQMKAKLYQLGQHFEVVQESSSAAYEEFHFKSLYWNFSGLKSSLRGPHQIKNASAALKALEILSTFYAFPIEEEAIRLGLSKTAWPGRFETVSTNPLIFLDGAHNEEGVKALVKTINETYPDKTVHLLFATLKDRNNESILQHLQTISEHITFTTFDFKRAEKAEELEKLGVEGKVRQDWRAALDELAGGLGAEELLLITGSLYFIAEVRRELKKYQKA; encoded by the coding sequence ATGTTTAAAACTATAGATGAAACTTTAGATTGGATTCACACCCATCTACCGCACGGAATTAAGCCTGGGCTTTCTCGGATGGAATGGGTGATGGACAAGCTTGGCCATCCAGAGCGCACGATTCGAGCCATTCATGTTGGAGGAACGAATGGAAAAGGGTCAACCGTTTCGTTTTTAAGAAGCGTCTTAATGGAGACATTTGAAGAAGTAGGCACCTTCACGTCTCCTTATATTGTTAGCTTCAATGAGAGAATAGCGGTCAATAACCAGCCAATTTCAGATGAGGACTTGGTAAAAGCGGCTAATATGATTTATCCATTTGCAGAGGAACTTGGCAAAAGTGATCTCGGCTATCCAACTGAATTTGAAGTGATTACGATGATCAGCCTTGTTTATTTTTCGAGAATTCATCCCTGTGATGTGGTGATCTATGAGGTCGGTCTAGGCGGTCGTCTAGATTCAACCAATATTATTTATCCGCTCGTTTCCGTTATTACCAATGTGGGGATTGACCATGTCGCTCAACTTGGAGGGACGATCACTGAAATTGCTTCTGAAAAGGCAGGAATTATAAAGTCTGGAACACCGATTGTCACAACGGCCGAGCATCCTGATGCCTTAAAAGTAATCCAAGAGAAGGCAACTCAAATGAAAGCGAAGCTCTATCAGTTGGGTCAACACTTTGAGGTTGTTCAAGAATCTTCAAGTGCGGCCTATGAAGAATTTCATTTCAAAAGCCTTTATTGGAACTTCAGCGGTTTAAAGAGTTCGCTTAGAGGTCCGCATCAAATTAAAAATGCCTCGGCAGCTCTTAAAGCCTTAGAGATCCTTTCTACTTTTTATGCCTTTCCAATTGAGGAAGAGGCGATCCGGCTGGGACTCTCAAAAACGGCCTGGCCAGGACGTTTTGAAACCGTATCGACAAATCCGTTGATCTTTTTAGATGGTGCGCATAATGAAGAAGGCGTCAAAGCGTTAGTGAAAACCATTAACGAAACGTATCCGGATAAAACGGTCCATCTGTTATTTGCAACCCTAAAGGATCGTAATAACGAGTCCATTCTTCAGCATCTCCAGACCATTTCTGAACACATTACCTTTACAACCTTTGATTTTAAACGGGCTGAAAAAGCGGAGGAATTAGAGAAGTTAGGGGTAGAAGGAAAGGTTAGGCAAGATTGGAGAGCGGCTTTGGATGAATTGGCTGGAGGACTCGGTGCCGAAGAGCTTCTCTTAATCACGGGATCTCTCTATTTTATAGCTGAAGTCCGCCGCGAGTTAAAGAAATACCAAAAGGCTTAA
- a CDS encoding GGDEF domain-containing protein has protein sequence MTEQSKRLMWVLWVLIWPISVILILLHSQPVSKHAYVSIVLMGLMLILIAVSYFRVNGTDIFIIQSVSMTVFLLFGLAAELILTQIGVLCYLASLRLTKDYHFRYPTNMLMFLVVSVGSAGFYYLIGGRIGMVGPGEPMQFPQIIGYAFAGFALNHVTSYIIGKVLYKESSFLDKSIIWELVTTLLTLPISFIFYILYSEYSVRSILMVAIPMLTLSVIFRLISRESLLSKQLKETNEIGRELSQTLEVKSVYKHFFKSLHSVLDISDTYLFVLDEAGGLSAVQHYDNHGEEGPINLDVFPRPDCSFYKNNRFKASTKKQWTPFLQSFLPDTVHSVMMLPLSMNDNLEGIIMLGSKLKYGYQKQHEMIFEIMTHFFSVALKNAANYEKTKMESERDPLTHLYNYRYFSQLLDSRFSAANSGSFAIIMLDLDHFKEINDQFGHESGNEILLQVAERLREAVKQDGVVARYGGEEFIILLDRTTSEGAYVFAESLRKKISNQSFMINPFNLDRHEMAIQVTASMGVATAPDQGKDSVTLIRNADRAMYAGAKQKGRNRVAAYSS, from the coding sequence GTGACCGAACAATCAAAACGACTGATGTGGGTATTATGGGTCCTCATATGGCCAATTTCTGTCATCTTGATTTTGTTGCATTCACAACCAGTCTCCAAACACGCTTATGTCTCGATTGTTTTGATGGGTCTCATGCTGATTTTAATTGCCGTTTCTTATTTTCGGGTCAATGGTACAGATATTTTCATTATTCAAAGTGTCTCGATGACCGTTTTTCTCTTGTTTGGTTTAGCGGCAGAACTGATCTTAACCCAAATTGGCGTTCTTTGTTATTTGGCTTCACTGCGCCTTACCAAGGATTATCACTTCCGATATCCGACTAATATGCTCATGTTTCTAGTCGTTTCGGTTGGTTCAGCAGGGTTTTATTATCTAATTGGCGGCCGTATCGGGATGGTAGGACCGGGGGAGCCCATGCAATTTCCGCAAATTATCGGCTATGCTTTTGCGGGATTTGCTCTTAATCATGTGACCTCTTATATAATTGGCAAAGTTCTTTATAAGGAATCTTCTTTTTTAGATAAATCTATCATTTGGGAATTGGTGACAACCCTTTTAACCTTGCCGATCAGCTTCATTTTTTATATTCTCTATTCGGAATACAGTGTTCGTTCCATTTTGATGGTGGCTATTCCTATGCTGACGCTGTCTGTTATTTTTCGTTTAATAAGCAGAGAAAGTCTCCTTAGTAAGCAGTTGAAAGAAACCAATGAAATTGGCCGTGAATTAAGTCAAACATTAGAAGTGAAATCCGTTTATAAGCATTTTTTTAAATCGCTTCATAGTGTCCTAGATATATCGGATACCTATTTGTTTGTCTTGGATGAGGCAGGCGGCTTAAGCGCTGTTCAACACTATGATAATCATGGTGAAGAAGGACCGATTAATCTTGATGTGTTTCCGCGCCCTGATTGCTCTTTCTATAAAAATAATCGGTTTAAGGCTTCGACTAAAAAACAATGGACGCCATTCCTTCAGTCCTTCTTGCCTGATACCGTTCATTCTGTCATGATGCTGCCTTTAAGCATGAACGATAATTTAGAGGGGATCATTATGTTGGGGAGTAAGCTCAAGTATGGGTATCAGAAACAGCATGAAATGATTTTTGAAATTATGACCCATTTTTTCAGTGTGGCTCTGAAAAATGCGGCTAACTATGAGAAGACGAAGATGGAAAGCGAACGAGATCCGTTAACCCATTTATATAATTATAGGTATTTTTCGCAACTGCTAGATAGTCGATTTAGCGCAGCGAATTCAGGTTCTTTTGCCATTATTATGCTGGATCTTGATCATTTCAAAGAAATTAATGATCAATTCGGACATGAGAGCGGGAATGAGATTCTTTTGCAGGTAGCTGAGCGCTTAAGAGAGGCTGTCAAACAAGATGGAGTCGTCGCAAGATATGGCGGCGAAGAATTCATCATATTGTTGGATCGGACCACTTCTGAAGGGGCCTATGTTTTTGCTGAATCTTTAAGAAAAAAGATAAGCAACCAATCGTTTATGATTAATCCCTTTAATCTTGACAGGCATGAGATGGCGATTCAAGTGACTGCCAGTATGGGAGTCGCAACAGCACCTGACCAAGGGAAGGACTCTGTTACACTCATCCGTAATGCGGACCGGGCCATGTATGCAGGGGCTAAGCAAAAGGGGCGAAATCGCGTGGCCGCATACTCCAGTTAA
- a CDS encoding prepilin peptidase encodes MGAISHVLALKMLTDRSDCVHRLYGWKPYEFLLRRFPIFQTAMSRALVSPSLLVSAGLGGFFYLWIGCQSNSFQDSLFLLLAFHLLLMAAVTDLYYWLIPNRLHVFIVCLSVPVFFSFTNQPFEPHLIGAAFGFTMPFLVIITSRGGLGGGDLKLFMTLGWLIGYPLILTTMIDACLAGLLFFLLHLVLKRRAPPLKRLPFAPFILIGYLIVLFQSIKFEI; translated from the coding sequence ATGGGTGCCATTTCCCACGTTTTGGCTTTAAAAATGCTCACGGATCGCTCCGACTGTGTGCACCGATTATATGGGTGGAAGCCTTATGAGTTCCTTTTACGTCGTTTCCCTATTTTTCAAACGGCAATGTCCCGAGCCCTCGTTTCACCTTCTTTGTTGGTGTCTGCAGGACTGGGAGGATTTTTCTATTTATGGATAGGGTGTCAGTCCAATTCGTTTCAAGATTCCTTGTTTCTTCTCCTCGCTTTTCATCTTCTGCTCATGGCAGCTGTTACAGACCTCTATTATTGGCTCATTCCAAACCGTCTCCATGTTTTCATTGTTTGTCTCTCTGTCCCGGTCTTTTTTAGTTTTACAAATCAACCGTTTGAACCGCATTTAATAGGAGCAGCATTTGGTTTTACGATGCCGTTTCTCGTTATAATCACCTCAAGAGGAGGGCTTGGAGGAGGTGATCTGAAGCTCTTTATGACTCTTGGATGGCTTATTGGTTATCCCCTTATACTCACTACGATGATTGACGCCTGTTTGGCAGGACTTCTCTTTTTTCTCCTTCATCTCGTTTTAAAAAGACGTGCTCCCCCACTAAAAAGACTTCCCTTTGCTCCCTTTATCTTAATCGGTTACCTTATCGTGTTATTTCAGTCCATTAAGTTCGAAATTTGA
- the radC gene encoding DNA repair protein RadC — MNDSVIMVRDVPIEERPRERLIRYGAQACTNQELLAIILRTGTKEESVMNLATRLLTAVEGVTALRTASIEELCQVKGIGPTKAVQLLASVELGRRSVLEKRDEKRAIRSPKDGADYVMEDLRHLSQEHFVALYLNTKNQVIHQQTIFIGSLNASIVHPREVFKEALKRSAASILCFHNHPSGDPSPSREDIEVTKRLVDCGLMLGIELIDHIVIGDKKFVSLKEKGLL; from the coding sequence ATGAACGATTCTGTTATTATGGTTCGAGATGTCCCTATTGAAGAGCGACCTAGGGAACGATTAATTAGATATGGTGCACAAGCTTGTACGAACCAAGAGCTTTTGGCCATTATTTTACGAACGGGGACAAAAGAGGAATCTGTGATGAATTTGGCAACACGTCTTCTGACCGCTGTCGAAGGGGTAACTGCACTTCGAACGGCGAGCATTGAAGAGCTCTGCCAGGTAAAAGGAATAGGGCCGACTAAGGCCGTACAACTATTGGCATCTGTTGAGCTTGGAAGACGATCGGTATTGGAAAAAAGAGACGAGAAAAGAGCGATTCGTTCTCCAAAGGATGGGGCAGACTATGTCATGGAGGATCTCCGTCACTTGTCTCAAGAACATTTTGTTGCCCTTTACTTGAATACCAAAAATCAAGTCATCCACCAACAAACCATCTTTATTGGAAGTCTTAATGCTTCCATCGTCCACCCAAGAGAAGTGTTCAAAGAGGCTTTAAAGCGTTCGGCAGCCTCTATTTTATGTTTCCATAATCATCCTTCAGGGGATCCCTCACCAAGTCGTGAGGATATTGAGGTGACAAAACGATTAGTGGATTGCGGACTTATGCTGGGAATTGAGTTGATAGACCATATTGTAATAGGAGATAAAAAATTTGTAAGTTTAAAGGAAAAGGGATTGCTTTAA
- a CDS encoding rod shape-determining protein: MIGGFSRDLGIDLGTANTLVYLKGKGVVVREPSVVAKRTDTDTIQAVGNSAKNMIGRTPGNIVAQRPMKDGVIADFETTATMLKYFINQAQKKRSFLSRKPNVMVCVPSGITAVEKRAVEDATKQAGAKEAFTIEEPFAAAIGADLPVWEPTGSMVVDIGGGTTEVAIISLGGIVTSQSIRVAGDEMDDDIIQYIKKTYNLMIGERTAEQLKLEIGAAGQLDEDETMEIRGRDLLTGLPKTLTVTAKEISEALKDTVDEIFEAVKITLEKTPPELAADIMDRGIVLTGGGALLRNLDKVLSDETKMPVIIAENPLDCVAIGTGRALENLPMFKSKAGITARKRS; the protein is encoded by the coding sequence ATGATTGGCGGATTTTCACGTGACTTGGGCATAGATCTTGGTACAGCCAATACGCTTGTCTATTTAAAGGGTAAAGGGGTTGTAGTAAGAGAGCCTTCTGTTGTCGCCAAACGTACGGATACAGATACCATTCAAGCTGTCGGTAATTCGGCAAAGAACATGATTGGTCGGACACCCGGGAATATTGTGGCTCAAAGGCCAATGAAAGATGGGGTGATTGCTGATTTCGAAACAACAGCCACAATGTTGAAATATTTTATCAATCAGGCTCAGAAGAAGCGCTCTTTCTTATCGCGTAAGCCGAATGTGATGGTCTGTGTGCCATCTGGGATTACAGCGGTTGAAAAACGTGCAGTCGAGGATGCGACGAAGCAAGCAGGAGCGAAGGAAGCTTTCACAATTGAAGAACCTTTCGCAGCAGCAATTGGTGCTGATCTGCCTGTTTGGGAGCCAACTGGAAGCATGGTTGTTGATATAGGTGGTGGAACGACTGAAGTTGCTATTATTTCTCTTGGAGGAATTGTAACCAGTCAATCGATCCGTGTCGCAGGCGATGAGATGGATGATGATATTATCCAATACATTAAGAAAACCTATAATCTTATGATAGGTGAACGTACAGCCGAGCAGCTTAAGCTTGAAATAGGAGCAGCTGGTCAGCTGGATGAAGATGAAACGATGGAGATACGCGGGCGTGACCTTTTAACAGGACTGCCTAAGACGTTGACTGTTACAGCTAAAGAAATTTCAGAGGCGCTTAAAGACACTGTTGATGAAATTTTTGAAGCGGTCAAAATTACGTTGGAGAAAACACCGCCTGAACTTGCGGCGGATATTATGGACCGAGGGATTGTGTTAACAGGAGGAGGGGCATTGCTCCGTAATCTTGATAAAGTTCTTAGTGATGAAACCAAAATGCCTGTCATCATCGCTGAGAATCCCTTAGATTGCGTGGCAATCGGAACCGGTCGAGCACTTGAGAATTTACCGATGTTCAAATCAAAGGCAGGCATTACAGCGAGAAAAAGATCATAG